Genomic DNA from Acidobacteriota bacterium:
CTCGTTCCCGCAGGGAACCGTCCTCTACTTCGCGGAGCCGCGCGGGAGCCGCCGACTGCCGGCCCGCAACGAGCTCGACCTCCACGTCGAGTGGACGCGCGACGCCAAAGGCGACGCCGGCCTGCGCGTCTACGGCGACGTCTTCAACGCCAACAACCAGGGGCGCGCGACGGAGGCCGAGACCTTCGTCGGGCCGGACCTCGGCAAGCCCGGCACGCTGAGCTTCCCGAGAAGCCTCAGGCTCGGGCTCGGTTACGCGTGGTGAGCGGGGCGGATGGGATCCGCGTTCTCCTCGTCGAGGACGCGCGCGCGACGCGCGAGATGATTGCCCGCGCGCTCGAGGAGGCCGGGTGCGCCGTCCACGCCGTATCGACCTGCGCCGCGGCGAGCGCGGCCCTCGAGGCGTTGGCATTCCGCGCGGTCGTCCTCGACCTCGGACTCCCGGACGGAAACGGCGTCGATCTCTGCCGCAGGTGGCGGCGCGACGGGAAGGCCGTCCCGATCCTCATCCTGACCGCGCGCGCGGACGTCGCCTCGCGCGTGGCCGGCCTCGACGCCGGGGCCGACGACTACCTGACCAAGCCCTTCGCCCTCGCGGAGCTGCGGGCGCGCCTCCGGGCCCTCTTGAGGCGAACGCCCGGAGAGGTGCGCGACCGAACCTACCGCCGCGGCGACGTCCTCATCGATTTCTCGCGGCGGCTCGTCCTCCGCGGCGGGGCCGAGATCCCGATCACGCGCCGCGAGCTCGAGGTGCTGGCGCGGCTCGCGAGAGCCTCCGGGCACGCGGTGTCGCGCGACGCCCTCCTCGACGAGATCTGGGGCGAGGTGACCGAGAAGGCGGCGGCGAGCCTCGAGGTGATCGTCGCGCGGCTGCGCCGGAAGCTCGACGCTCCGGGGAGCGAGAAGCTCGTCAGGACGATCCGGGGACATGGATACGCCCTCGAGCGCGGCGACGGGGGGACGGCGTGAAGCGGAGATCCCTCGTCACGCGCGTCGTGCAGGGGACGATCGCCGTGGCCTTCCTCTCCTCGGCCGCCCTGGCGGTGACCTCCGCGCTGATCTCGCGCGTCGTCTGGAGGTCGAGCCAGGAGGAGTCTCTCGCCGGGACGATGACGGCCCTCG
This window encodes:
- a CDS encoding response regulator transcription factor gives rise to the protein MSGADGIRVLLVEDARATREMIARALEEAGCAVHAVSTCAAASAALEALAFRAVVLDLGLPDGNGVDLCRRWRRDGKAVPILILTARADVASRVAGLDAGADDYLTKPFALAELRARLRALLRRTPGEVRDRTYRRGDVLIDFSRRLVLRGGAEIPITRRELEVLARLARASGHAVSRDALLDEIWGEVTEKAAASLEVIVARLRRKLDAPGSEKLVRTIRGHGYALERGDGGTA